The following proteins are encoded in a genomic region of Corticium candelabrum chromosome 11, ooCorCand1.1, whole genome shotgun sequence:
- the LOC134187378 gene encoding E3 ubiquitin-protein ligase XIAP-like, whose amino-acid sequence MSPRHHISMSTTCNPESTTLRSEGDLPVTRMCPGNCCFSQRCLCTTSLVTSVDERLASVPTRHDRQEKKQKWCVGIRQTDGDVVECDGGDKYDKLGSRLQSYRHWPSWAGVDPSDLARDGFYYTGIRDDVRCVGCDRMLRLWKPGEDVRERHKRNSPSCPFVRLNDRHRARMSESASQQFNCTTLSQSTTAEVVNEMRWEEKRLKTFGRFPLSCSVQPSQFARSGFYFTGKGDSVQCFSCRIVLGRWEIGDEADGEHRRHSPFCPFLNGTDTTNVPLKARVTRNTPNCRSSIPNLHNEQNRLATFKNWPTTCLVSPNDLARAGLFSVGKRDVVCCFHCQVRIGEWLPGDIPIEEHVKYSPDCQFAKAIFQRMQQQHLGALNAEATAEKMKSYEERLQSFRNWSETAYISAESLAEAGFYHCGHGDRVRCFSCGGALKEWQEKDTAWGEHAKHFPSCDFVQQHFRMNSRDEPYRQPSPHAMPFNSLHKSASAKELDFIRHATRMGYPRDLAINIIKQQDVRNLSFGVYLDALIAAQQTTDSATLLGKNQVSTSFQSPDTDDLPGLKTVCESRLCKICMEEELTILFLPCAHILSCEKCASKTKECPVCRTLIERKIHSYFA is encoded by the exons ATGAGCCCAAGACATCATATTTCAATGTCGACAACATGTAACCCCGAAAGTACCACATTGCGTTCTGAAG GAGATCTGCCAGTTACAAGGATGTGCcctggtaattgctgtttcTCTCAACGCTGCCTTTGCACGACAAGCTTAGTAACAAGTGTTGATGAACGCTTGGCGTCTGTACCCACAAGGCATGatcgacaagagaagaaacaaaAGTGGTGCGTTGGAATTAGGCAAACAGACGGGGACGTAGTCGAATGCGATGGAGGAGACAAGTATGATAAGCTCGGTTCGCGACTCCAGTCGTACCGTCATTGGCCAAGTTGGGCGGGTGTAGATCCGTCCGACTTAGCTCGTGATGGGTTCTACTACACGGGGATACGAGACGACGTCAGGTGTGTCGGGTGTGACAGGATGCTGAGATTGTGGAAGCCTGGAGAAGACGTCAGAGAGCGTCACAAGCGTAATTCTCCTTCTTGCCCCTTTGTACGCCTGAACGACAGACATCGAGCGAGAATGTCCGAGTCTGCTTCTCAGCAATTCAATTGTACCACATTAAGTCAGAGTACAACAGCGGAAGTGGTCAATGAGATGCGCTGGGAAGAAAAAAGGTTGAAAACGTTTGGACGTTTTCCCCTCTCTTGTTCAGTGCAGCCGTCTCAATTTGCACGTAGTGGTTTCTACTTTACCGGAAAGGGAGATTCAGTGCAATGTTTCAGTTGTCGAATTGTTTTGGGAAGATGGGAGATCGGAGATGAGGCTGATGGAGAACACAGGAGACACAGTCCGTTCTGTCCTTTTCTGAATGGCACAGACACTACAAATGTACCATTGAAAGCACGTGTTACACGAAATACGCCAAATTGTCGTTCATCAATACCGAATCTTCACAACGAACAGAATCGTTTGGCAACATTTAAGAACTGGCCAACAACCTGTCTTGTATCGCCTAATGATCTTGCACGAGCTGGACTATTTTCAGTAGGAAAACGTGatgttgtctgttgctttcATTGTCAAGTAAGAATCGGAGAATGGCTACCAGGTGATATACCAATTGAAGAGCATGTAAAATATTCACCAGACTGCCAATTTGCAAAAGCAATTTTTCAGagaatgcagcaacaacatcttGGAGCTCTGAATGCAGAAGCAACAGCCGAGAAGATGAAGAGTTATGAGGAGAGACTGCAGTCATTCAGAAACTGGTCTGAAACAGCATACATCTCTGCTGAAAGTCTTGCAGAAGCAGGATTCTACCATTGTGGTCATGGAGATAGAGTCAGATGTTTCTCTTGTGGTGGTGCTCTAAAGGAGTGGCAGGAAAAGGACACTGCATGGGGTGAACATGCAAAGCATTTTCCTTCATGTGATTTTGTGCAACAGCATTTTCGTATGAATTCTCGCGATGAGCCGTACAGACAACCTTCTCCACATGCTATGCCTTTCAACAGTCTGCATAAATCGGCTTCAGCTAAAGAATTAGATTTCATACGACATGCTACTAGAATGGGCTACCCAAGAGACTTGgcaattaatataataaaacaaCAAGATGTTCGTAATTTGAGTTTTGGTGTGTACCTGGATGCACTAATTGctgcacaacaaacaaccGACTCTGCTACCTTGCTGGGTAAAAATCAAGTGAGCACTTCATTTCAGTCACCAGACACAGATGATCTCCCTGGCTTGAAAACTGTGTGTGAGTCCCGACTCTGCAAAATTTGTATGGAAGAGGAACTGACAATCTTATTTCTACCTTGTGCCCACATTCTAAGCTGTGAAAAATGTGCAAGCAAGACCAAAGAATGTCCCGTATGCAGAACCttaattgaaagaaaaattcaTTCATACTTTGCTTAG
- the LOC134186483 gene encoding uncharacterized protein K02A2.6-like translates to MTLEELCKKCEICQSQRNKPPAGIPHPWMYPTAPWERVHADLRELEGQHYLIMIDAYSKWLEVHEMGTSTTASRTKEVMRRVFSFHGIPRRLVTDNGPRFGSIEFQEFMKENGVKHQLTPPYHPSSNEQPERAVQILKRSMEARPKDVLLDHRYV, encoded by the coding sequence ATGACGTTGGAAGAATTGtgcaagaaatgtgaaatttgCCAAAGTCAGAGGAATAAACCGCCTGCCGGTATTCCTCATCCATGGATGTATCCCACAGCACCTTGGGAGAGAGTTCACGCGGATTTAAGGGAGTTGGAAGGTCAACATTATCTTATTATGATTGACGCTTATTCGAAATGGTTGGAAGTGCATGAAATGGGCACTAGTACAACCGCTAGTAGGACTAAAGAGGTGATGAGGCGAGTTTTCAGTTTTCATGGCATTCCGAGACGATTGGTGACAGATAATGGTCCACGATTCGGGTCAATAGAATTTCAGGAGTTCATGAAAGAAAATGGTGTCAAACACCAACTCACCCCTCCGTATCACCCATCGAGCAATGAACAACCAGAACGAGCAGTTCAAATCCTCAAGAGATCTATGGAGGCACGACCTAAAGACGTACTATTAGATCATAGATACGTCTAG